The genomic segment TTAGTagtagttattattatttatgacgaTACCAATGTGGTCAATGATGGTGATGATAACAACAAAGTGGACTTTAGATTTTGTATTCGGTTATTGCAGCAACTTACATAAAATGAACTATGCTGTGCCACAGATGGTGGGAGTGAATAAGGATATAGGAAACTGGTTTACAATATTTAAGGTAAAAAAGATCACAATATTGgtaacatatataaaatagaaaacaacACACATGATGTTGGAGCTGAGGCTAGCTGATCATAGAGACCTGCTATTATTTGCTCCTGCTTGTAAATCCTATGTTGAAATACTTGTATGGCTGATGAAACAATACTGTAAATTCTATATTCAGTTTTCTTCTTAATTTGTCGCTGAATGtggaaatataataaaaaaagatcACAATATTGgtaacatatataaaatagaaaACAGCACATATGATGGTGGAGCTGAGGCTAGCTGATCATAGAGACCTGCTATTATTTGCTCCATCTTGTAATCCTATATTGAAATACTTGTATGGCTGATGAAACAATACTGTAAATTCTATATTCAGTTTTCTTCTTAAATTGTTGCTGAACGTGGAAATATAACTATGTACATAGCATAATGATCATAGATTTCTGTGAATGATTGGATTCTGTAAAGGATGTGTttcttttcaccattttcaaaattatcaaaacaaTCTAAATGGATGAATTTCAGTTGATTGGATAATTTTGTTTTAGGTGTTTTCTCCCTTGTGTaagaatattttttgaaattagaCTTGACACAATCTATGATTGAAATCATGCATTTCCTAAAATTGCAGATTTGAGGATGACAAACATGTGTCAGGCCTCTTTGAAGAAGTGTGGGAAGAAAATACAAGCGGCGATAATGTCACTCTTCAGTTGTATTTGGGAGAGATGGTGTCACTTATTACAGATAGCATCACTTCGTCGTCTTGGAATTCGAAAAGGAAGGTGGATATTCTGAATTTTGTCATCAACAAGCTCATATGATTCAATTTACTGTCATGTTATTAAcgtttttttgtcttttatgctAATACTTTTGTCCATAAAGGCAGCATTGGCTATAACAAAACTGAGTGAGGCGTTGCATGAATCACTGTCTACTCATTGTCAAGTACTACTGGACTCATTGCTGAAAGAGATTCCTGGTCGACTCTGGGAGGTTTAGTGTCTTGCTAATAATTATTCCAAAAATTTTGCTTTTGTAGAATTTGAGAAGAATTAAGGACATCTGCACATTGAGGTTTCATGCCAATTTCATAAGATGATTGTTTGACTTCTTTCTGTAATAGGGAAAGGATGCACTTTTACATGCATTGGCTGCCCTCTGCACATCTTGCCACAGTGCTATATCTTCTGCTGATCCATCAGCTGCTAATGTTGTCTTAAGTGTTATTACAGCTGCATGCTCAAAAAAACAGAAGAAATTTCAAGATGCAGCTCTATGTGCTTTAGAGCAGGTAATCATGAGTTGCTCTTTCTACAGTGTTTATTCTGTGCTTTCCTAAAAATCTAAAAGAGAATGAAGAACCTATGGGTAGTTTGGACAGTCAGTTTGGATTATTATGAAATTGTAGTAGGAAAAAATAGGGGGAATCATGTAGTCAATGTTTCAGTTGGATGCTGTACAATATGAATGCTAGAAGTTGGAGCTTCATATCTCACTTTTTCTATGTGATATAAAGCGTGTTAGAACTTAGAAGAATGGTAAGCTGGTATCTGATGAATGGGAGATTGTTCAGGAtcactgtcacatgatttgcGAGTCGTGAATCGAAAAATAATCCCTACTTTGTTGCGTTCCTTTAACTCTGCAACATTTCTATTTTAGGTAGTGTCCCCAccactttttttatttcttattcacacattttctcttattttctctCACTTTTAATCCTACTTACACAATTTAGTGGTCCCTaccaattttttaaaacttgtgCCCACTGTAGGTGTTGCAATCTCTTAGtgatggagggagtatatgtcAATGAAAAGAAGTAAAGAACTTTGTAGTGCTATTCATACTTTTAAATTGATGTATAatgagaaaataattttcaaggtTTTACCCCAGAGACCATGGGTACGGAATATTCTGTTCTGAAATAGAGAAACTTCTCTTGGTTCAGGTTAAGAGAAGCTGTTGCTTTTAGCTTTGTGCTCCCGAGCTATTCCGCTTATCAGTCAGAACATGTTTCCTAATTTTATGTTGGGCTGTAATTGGTATTTTTCTCTACAACATGAGAGTGAATCTCTTAGTTTCCGTTAATTATATTGCTAAATGTCAAGCAAGTTCTATATTTTTCTCCGAAAAAATGCTTACATTACACTGAGAAAAGTCAGCCCAAGCCCATTGGCTTTGCTGGTTTCAACATCTTGTACCACATTAATTGTTGTGTCGTAACTGCATTCTTGTGCCGTTACTCTTGTTGATCATTAGAGCCTTACACGAGCTTCGTACTTTTTCTGGAATGAAAATCTATGTGATGGTTCTTACTATCATCACAAGATTAACTGTTCTAAACCAATAAGAAGCTTTGTCTTCAAAAAACGGTGAGGACAACGTCAAAGGAGTATCTGTCATTTATAAATGGCAACGTGAATTTGTTTTTAGGTTAGAATACTCACAAAAAGGACTCCTGccgttcaaattttattttgtaattgcCAACAGGAGtatgaaattaattaattttcctTGGTGTTTGCAAGGGGATCATTACACCCCTTTATTGTGAAAttgattttatgaaataaaatactaaCATTTGTCCTTTACTTTTTTATAGGTCATCAAGGCTTTTGATTTGCCTGAGTTCTTTAATGCTGTTTTCCCTTTGTTATATGAGATGTTTGATCCAAATGATGGAGATAGATTTATGCAAGATCCATCAGGAAGTGCTTCTCTGAAAGCAGGTAGCATGTGAACTGTGAAGTgtaattttgtatgtttttaaaCTACGTGCTGTGTAGAAAGTAGTTTCTGCTTAATGTATTGTAAATGCTACTCGCCAACAATGCTGCCTCGGAGCTCCCATCACTCCATGCATGTTTGATATCAGTTTatcttttaagaaattattcATTTTACGTTGTCAGCTTGAAATCCAGGACATGTTATTTTGTGACTCATGATCCTCAACCTTGCTTCTATAGTGCTCCTATACAACCATGCatgctaataattaatttatgtcTTGTAATCCACATTATAAGTGCTCATATAGGAAACTAGTACACTATTGACTTAAAACTCATAAGAAATCTCATGATCGACATATGACGTGTGTGATCATTTTTGTACGACATACCTTATTGATTGGAATTATAATATTTGAAAGGCCTTATGAATTGTTTGTATGGTCCTATAATTGCAGGTTCTGATAAGGAAGAAGACAACTATGTGCCACGTAGTAAGATTTTAGATTGCATTACATCTTGCATTCATGTAGCTCCCATGAATGATGTTCTTCAAAAAAAGCAAAACGTGATGTTGCTGTTTTCTCATGCTTTTTCACCTGCATTGCCATGGATGGGtaagttaaatttgttttattttctgaTTTACTTTTAGTTTTTAGAGTAATGTGATCTGATTGCTAACATGTACTTTTGCATTTACAATCTTGTCATGAACAGTAAAAGTGTCTGCTTTTTTGACCATAAAGAAGCTATGTTCAAAACTCAAAGCTACTCTTGCTGATACCCGAGGAGAAGCTTCACTTGCTGGTGTAAAGACATTGATTCATGAGGTCCAGCTTGAATTTTTATTGGCATTAATTGATAGTAGTTTGTGCTTTCACTTAATTTGGATTCTAACATCTTTGTTTCTTCTTCAGCTATTCGTCACTGTGTCCGGCAAAATCGTGGATTGTATTATCAATGTTAAGATTGCACAGGTATTGGGTAATTGCATTTCTTTTTAGGGCTTTGATCTTCTACAATCTGAAACTCTAAATGCGGCTAAATGCTTGGTGACATTGCTCTCATAAACATTTCTTAATTTGAtggaattttaatttatagattcaataagaaattcaattaGTTTAATGCACGGTGTCTTTATTTGTGCTGTTTTGACGTCCTAAGCTAGCAAACACTTTCCAGTTCAATTATATATTGTCTTGCTGAGATCAGGTTTCATTATCTTTGTCAAAAAAACCCTTTTCCGAGTTAAATGAAGCCTAAACGCCTCATTTCGTGGAATGatgtattgttatttttgacTAATTTTCGATACATGATATTCACTCGATGCTAAATTCTCTTTTCCCTTTTGGTTGCCACTTCATTGAAATTATCATCCATCAAATTCTCTTTTTTCAAGTATTTGTTTGGTGACTCGGTTTTTGGTGTTATTATATCAATTCATGATCTCACAAGCTCTCTCTTTCCTATACAACTAGGTCCACGTTGCTGCCGCAGAGTGTTTGTTGCAAGTAATCGAACTCTACAAAGCTAGTCAACCAGAATCTGGTGTAGATAAAGTATTCAAGGAAAATGTAGCTCAGTTGTGTAAAACAGAAAAGAATGAACAGGCGAAATCTGTTTTAAAAAACTGTATTGTTATCCTTGAGAACTTGTAGTTACATGCTGAGACGCCACAAAATTTTGATGCTGCTCTCCTTGGTGTAACTCGACTGCAATACGGGACATTTCTCCACATGCTAACCGGATTTGTTCCAAAGGAATATATAGAGGATGAGCCAGTACCAAAATGAGCCTTTTCCATCAAATGTCTCGCGAATGAGTACTTGAAAGGTTTCACCGTGTCGATGCATACAAATCATCCGTGCGCATCAGCACTGCCAAGGACCAAGCATAAGTGTAAGGAAAATGCCCTGAAGTCTTATCTTGTTATAGTCTTATAGATATGGATTTGGAACATTATTTATAATTCATTAGTAATTGTAGTTTTAGCATTTTTTGTCATCTATGTGAGTGATTAAATAAAACATATTTCATTTTCATAAGTTGGTGTAAACTAATCTTTCTTCTCGTATTATGTATGCCATTTTTCCacatttatgtttttttcttttttgttttgaaaactacAGTATTCCACTAGACAAGTACTCTGATTTTTTTAGAGTTAACGCACATAAGGAAATAGAACGAGGAATAGCTCAAAGGGAGCATATGCAATCTAATGACTTTATAATTATTCACTCGAAATAGGTTTTGATGCTCGATTCCAAGGATATAATTCACGCCTTGAGATTCCTATGGTAATGAGAGaagataaatataaaaaactgATTGAATCACAAACCTTTACTAGAACTTAATGAAATAAGTGAacttattttaacaaaaaaaaattgaaaacaataaaatgaaaattattcaAGATAAGCGTCACCTGCACGAGCCTAAGGTAAGagtttgtttgttgttagtaacaacaagcAAAAGAATTCTGATCACAAAGTCAAATAAAGCTTTATTCAATGTTGCTAATAAACAAGTGttcattataattttatattaataaatataattaaaaaattatttcattattactaacaacgaacaaaaataTGAGGTAAAAAGatgtttattttagaaatttgtTTGTAGAGaagcttaatttttaaaattttaattgaaaaaaagacTCCTCCCGATTCTTAATGAAGTTCCTATAAAGAATGTTCACgggaattaaagaaaaatagaatcttttagataatgaaaatattatttattgaataataaatttgatggaggaaaagtggggattataaatataaaataatattagaagaaaattagtggaaaaaaatatgaggaacacaactaattaaaaaatatttttatatagttaGTGTGAAATATGTTgagaccataagaaatataaaaatattaaatgaaattagtaaaaaatatatggggatcataaatattattaaaatattaaaataagaataaataagattatttttgtcTGAAATTATGATATATATGGAAAGATTTCTTTAAGagacaataaataaaacagCTAAAAATGGAGAAGTGAGAACTTAGTattaaattcaaacaaaaagaaaataaagcaattttGAAGGGTAATATTGTAAAGAACCAGACATAAATCTCAGATAAACCCTAAAACGGCCATTGGCTTTTGAGTTTTGAAGAAGGTTCTAGTCACTTTATCAAGTATTTAACCTCAAGGTCATATCCAACAGTTTCATACCGCTACAATTGCAAAATCCCcatctttttttcttctttatttgTACTATTTTTCTGGCCTTTTTGATTTTGTGAGATGGCAAAGCGGTTGATTCCCACATTTAACCGCATTTTGATTGAGAAAATTACAGCTCCAGCTAAAACTACAGCCGGAATTCTGCTTCCAGAATCTTCTAACAAGGTTCAGATGTTCAATTTAACTCATCTTCCATTCTTAATCCTACAACTTAAATTTAAAAGCcttgttttgttgatttatgTTTAACGCTTACTGTTTTTAACTTTATTGTAAATGCCCATATTGGAATTTATTGATATTGGATTTGATCTAATATGGGTTTGCTTCATTTTAGGtcatttatttttgaaagtcACAAATTTTAGCCTTTCATATTTCTAGTTTTTCAGAAAGTTTGTTCATTCTACCATTTATTGTAAATATACCCAATTGTGAATTTACAATTGATATGGGAACTAGTCTTAAATCTAATTTGGGTTGCCTGTAAATTTGatcatttatttataaaagttgaaattttaactCCTATTTCTCTAGTTTTTCATATAGTTTGTTGCTTTTATTCTTGTTCGCATATACCCAATTTTTTTAGGCGAAATTGtggataaaaaattaatctttgCTGGATCTCGTGAAATTAAAACCAATTTATTGATCAATCTATTGGGTTTAATTGATGAATATAAACACAACATATTGTTTAGTCTTAATTGCTTAGCTTACATAAGAATGTTTGAAAAAGGCTATAAACAGTATATTAGTATTCTAGGGAAAATactattattaacaaaattgagCTTGGTTATAATGGTGTTGTTTcttgttaatttgttgcagttaAACTCAGGGAAAGTCATTGCTGTGGGGCCGGGATCTCGGTCGAATGATGGGAAAATAATCCCTGTGAGTCTTAAGGAGGGAGACACTGTTCTTTTGCCTGAATATGGTGGCTCTGAGATTAAGCTTCAAGATAAAACGTGAGTTCTGTTTTCAACTTTGCATTGTCTGCTATATCTTTACTACTTGGattaaaagataaaacaaaCTATTCATTTTGCTATACATGATATGATTATAGGGATGAACTTGTTAACTCGATCTGCCGACTTTTGATTCAACTCGAACTAAACCCGATTGAGACTCAATTGACATGACCCTTTTTTTCAATCGACCAGACCCGGAAAAACTGATTCGATTGAAAAATTTTGTGTTCATGTGCTATACTAGTAGTATATTATGTTAGTATGTGTTGAAAATTGTGGAGTTTTTGGATCTATATAGTATACTAGAACAATTTTCTAGGAGTGATTCCATTTTCAATTTGTGCTGATTGGCTGCTAAGATTGTTCATGGTTTAGATGCTATTTGAATCTTGGGTTATGTTGGATGACTGTTATGTTACTAAGAATTCCATGTGAAATGCTTGGCAATTCATGTATTTCTatctcaattgagaaattgCATTGGCAGTGAGGAACTTTGGATAGTCCGTTCTATTCCACTCAATTTGCACCACTTTTCATATTAATTTATCCTACTCATTTTGCACCCTTTTTTTGTAATAGTCCCAccctttttttaatctcattcagaAACAGAATATCCCTCTCCAACTTAACCACTCATTTCTATCatccacttgttttttttatcttatactCCAACTCAATTCCCCTTTCCACTAAATTTCACCCAGGAAATATTCGGTGTATTCTCAAAGGGGTAGAGGGAGTACTACTTAGGCTAGTTGTGTTGGACTTCTGGGTATAGACTTGTGTTGTTACTTCTATCAGTATACTATTTGCAATTACATTGAGCAATTAGATTGCATCGACCTTAACATGTTAGTGGACTAGAGAATAAGGTTAGCATAGAGTGAAGACTGAATAGTGACGATTGGCACACAATAAAATTAGTGTGCACTAAGTCTATATCAGACTTTGCCTTGTTGTGGGTTTAAGATATCACTGCACCGCCTTATTGTGGTTGATTTGCAACTTAATTGATGAAACCGAAAAACATGTTTATGTATGTAATCAATAGGTCACTAAGGCACAGTTGTAACGATTTTCTTGAACTTCTGTTGCAGGTATCATCTTTACAGGGAAGATGACATCCTTGGTACTCTGCATGACTGATTTTGATTCAGATATGCTGTTTATCTAGTCCTGCTTGATacaatatgctagaaaatttCCATTCTCATGTGTTGAATGGACAAAATTGGAGATGTTCTTGTTTTGCAATACTGAAACTCTCTCAATTGGAGATTTTGAATTCTAGGAATTTTTTCTTGGAATAATGTTGATTGTGTGTCACTTTTTATTCCATTGGGCATTGGCTAATGATATGGTCTTTAGTCTTTACTCATGAATTGGCACATTGATCTCAATTCTTAGAATTATCTTAATTTTGTGCTTATTACGGAAATGAATTAAGACGGTTATCTTTCGAGAAAAAAATGTTACAACTAATTTTAGTTTTAGCTCCACAAATTGTGAAATTATCATGGTTAGATGTTGATGATGTTTGTTATGAAGTGTTAATTATAAATCATGTGTTTGTTATTACAAAACCAAGTGTATAACCCTGATTAGGTTAGAGCTTAAAAGAGCCATTTAGCAACTTTATGGTAATACTTGATCATCACCTTTAACAAGATGGCCATCTTTAGAGTGCACAACTGCCCAGTGCCCAGTATCCACCTACGACAATGCTTTATTGGACCATCTTTATTTAGGGTGTGTTCGTCAAGACTTTTAGTTGTCCTTAGTTTTTTGGTTTGTCATATCAGCTAAAAGTCAATTGCTAAACGCAATATTTACTATCTCATTTTATTTGCACAgttttatttttggttgttCCACTTAATTTGCACAGTTTAAGCAATGTCATGGTTTTCAGCACTCTTAATCTTATCAACAAATTTATTCATTAACTTTTTCAATCTCACCGATAAATTCATTTACTCTTTCAATCTGTAATTAATCTCGTGAACCGAAATCGCAACCTCATCCTTCGCTTCGTGTGAAATTGATTGTGCGAGCGCTTCTATGTTGGCTTGCTATGTATTGCACAGATAACAAAACATAATCATATTTAAAAGAGAAAAGTCAGGCAGCCAACACAAGCATTTTTCTATCTTCATTATGATCAAGTACACAACATGCACAATTACCACAAAATCAGTAATATGAAAAATGCATCATTATATACCCTATCCAATATCCATCAAGAAATAAGCCCCATTTTCCCAAACCCATTTGTAATTTGTGAAATCTGGTCCCTTAAAAACCCTTTCTAATGGTTATAGAAGCATCATATACAGTCTGCATTAactatattgaaattaaaaaaatgatatgAACAACTTTATTTCCCGATAAATGTAAGTTCATATCTTGGAGGTGTCATGTGTTGCTCGTCCTAGTGCAATAGCAGTTTTAGAAACAGAAGGGCGACCCAGATGATTGCAGATGAATTCGCCTGCAGAGAGCAGCTTCCCCATGTCGACATTAGTGTTGATGCCTAACCCATGAAGCATGTACACCACATCTTCGGTGGCAACGTTTCCTGTTGCTCCCTTTGCATAAGGGCATCCGCCAAGTCCTGCTACGGAGGAATCTATCGTGTTGATTCCCATCTGTTAGGAGATAAATCCAGCAAGCACGTTGTTAGGAAAAATGATGTTTGTATTTTAGGTGAAAAGGTATAAAACTCGAGTCTTGCAGAGAAGCATTTTTTCTCTAGCAAACGTCTTTAAATCCGATTTTACCTGAAGCGCCACCAAAATGTTTGGAAGAGATTGTCCATAGGTGTCATGGAAATGTACAGCAAGCTTCTCAATGGGAACAACAGCCAATACAGCTTCGAGCATTGGAATAACACTACCTGCAAAAGAGAAACAGTGTCAAATAATTCAttaatctccttgcgaatcgcAAAACGCAAAAACAAATGGACGGTTTCGGGCTATTTTGTGCGATTTTAAGCAAatcgtaaattcaaaaaattgttAAGCGGGCAAATTATGCCATTACAAACTTCATAGCGCTAAACAGTGTCCGACCTACAAAGGAGAACAACCCAATCCTGCACAAAGTAGCTCGAGAAGATAGTTAGGGCACCAACATTACCTGGTGTGCCAATGCCAATAGTATCACCAAGAGAGATTTCAAAGCAACCCATGTCATACAGTTCCTTAGCCACATATGCCACCTTTTCAGGAGGAATCATCCCTTCAACTGGGCATCCAATAACACATGATACATACCTACAGAATGCATTTTCATATTAGCACATAGGTTCAAAGATTATATAGAGCAATATAATGATCCTTAGTAACAACAATTGAAAACTTTGTAGTCATTAAAGAAAACAatattgtcaaggaaccaactcaaccacaaacttaagctgatagttgacTTGAGGCCCTAGAATATGTTATGAACTGATATCATCTAGGtttcaaatttcatttttcatcgaagGGAGGGGATGGAAGGGAGGGAAAAAGAAGTAGTTACAGAATTTTCAAACAAGAAATATCGAGCATACCCACGAACTGGAATTGAAAGTTTTTTTGCTGCAGAAACAACAGCACGATACCGAACAAGACTCTCAGCAATGCTACAGTTTATATTTGATTTCGAGAAGGATTCTGAAGCAGACGCAAAAACAGCAATGTCCTTGGCACCGGCTGCTATAGCAGATTCAAATCCCTAAAACGTAGTATAAAGAAACAATGACAACTTTTCATAATCATCATCTATTTAGTTCAGATTACTACCGTGAATAAAATCACCCACCTTCAAATTCGGGGTCAACACGGGAAGACGAGCAGCATCCACATGACAAACTGCTTTCATAACATCTTTTGCATCTGAAAGCTGCAAGAATTGAAAAGTAAGTTAACATGTATATTTGTGAAATtaagctggacttattgtgaagtCAGCATATTATCGGGGAAACACAAGGTGCGCACACTCCATAAGCCAAGAAGAGaaataccatcccaaaaccatatggcaatgggaaggtctccaataacttataaagtgtgcacaccatctttaatttgttgatgtgggataaaccatcccaacataTTTGAAGAACTAATTGAATCACTGAGAATGAGAAAAATACCTGAGGTACCCATTTAGGTGATACAAAACTTGTTGCCTCAACAACAGATAACCCAGCAGAAACTAGTCTATGGATCAACTCAACCTTTATATGGGTAGGAACCATATTTTGCTCATTTTGTAGTCCATCTCTTGGACCAACCTCCACAATCTTCACATATTTTGGTATGCTGTTAAGAACCTGCAAAACAGTGAATGTCGCGACAATCAAGcgataaagagaaaaagaaaatgaagcgGACAACAATTTTGAACAAAGAGGGATATAGTTATTAGCCACATGATGGGTAATGGAAGATTCCATTACCCAACCAGTGCCATTAAGTGGGTCCCACTAGCTCACCCTGGTTAGTAATagcaaagaggttgtttccgataGACTCTGGATAgaaaacatcatttgcaacttcacataaataagaattgCAGCTAAAAGACTGGGTGACCTATGTTTCTAATTACCTTACGCATTTTGGCACCAGTATTCTTGTCATGGCTTCCATAAGCCATATGATTCCTACCTACGCTTAAACTCCTCCAAACACAAGCTTTAGCATGGGACTTCTCTATGTTATTTTTTCCCCACGGAGAAGCCTCTACCATATAATCTTCGGCATCCTCACTGTATTGAGTTTAAGAGCAAAACGGATGTAAGTAAAGAATATTCAAAAAATTGCCGAGAAGATGGTAATGAATCCTTGATACAGTACCTACAACTGTTGGACGTGCTGCACCTGCTTCCTTCAATCCAGCGGGCTCCCATTCCCATATCCTCTCCTTGGGAACGACAAGCGCTAGATGAAAACCTCTGAATTCTGTCAATAGTGCTCATGCTAGGTAGCTTGTCAAAACTAAGGGGTTCCTCCAGACTCGACATTCTGAAATTAAATGTGAAAAGGAAAAAATTGAACAATCATACACAAAATCCTATTCAAGATCAATAAACTAGAGAAGCCATATCAAATTATAAGCACACTATCTATAGATTAAGAAGCTCGGAT from the Amaranthus tricolor cultivar Red isolate AtriRed21 chromosome 12, ASM2621246v1, whole genome shotgun sequence genome contains:
- the LOC130797081 gene encoding 10 kDa chaperonin, mitochondrial-like; amino-acid sequence: MAKRLIPTFNRILIEKITAPAKTTAGILLPESSNKLNSGKVIAVGPGSRSNDGKIIPVSLKEGDTVLLPEYGGSEIKLQDKTYHLYREDDILGTLHD
- the LOC130797080 gene encoding hydroxymethylglutaryl-CoA lyase, mitochondrial — protein: MSSLEEPLSFDKLPSMSTIDRIQRFSSSACRSQGEDMGMGARWIEGSRCSTSNSCSEDAEDYMVEASPWGKNNIEKSHAKACVWRSLSVGRNHMAYGSHDKNTGAKMRKVLNSIPKYVKIVEVGPRDGLQNEQNMVPTHIKVELIHRLVSAGLSVVEATSFVSPKWVPQLSDAKDVMKAVCHVDAARLPVLTPNLKGFESAIAAGAKDIAVFASASESFSKSNINCSIAESLVRYRAVVSAAKKLSIPVRGYVSCVIGCPVEGMIPPEKVAYVAKELYDMGCFEISLGDTIGIGTPGSVIPMLEAVLAVVPIEKLAVHFHDTYGQSLPNILVALQMGINTIDSSVAGLGGCPYAKGATGNVATEDVVYMLHGLGINTNVDMGKLLSAGEFICNHLGRPSVSKTAIALGRATHDTSKI